The region TTAGGATCTCGCAGCAGAGACTGGGCGAAGTCTGGCTCCTGCAGAACCTGGCGGCTCTCGTTCACCGCACTGCTGTAGAAGAGAGGACGAGACGGAATGTAAAAACTGGccaacataaaaataataaactggcCAAACCACACACGTTTAGCATTAAACCCCTGAAAAAGCTGATGCAGATTCAAACCCGTGATCTAAGAAAATGAACTAAAACACCATCCACGTtgaggaaataaaaataaagaacttACTCTTTGCGCCCGCGGCCATGGAAGAAGCTGGCCCACTCAAAGCAGGTCTTCTTACTCCCCACCCAGAACACAGACGGGATGCCGACAACCAGAACCATCAGGTACTTCATCAAGAAGAGAACCAGATCAGGCCTGCTGGTCTGCTCCACCTACActcacagaaatacacacatacgCATTAACAACTGTCATGACTTCTTGTAAAAGCCTGTCCCTCATACAGCGCAAACCTCTGACCCAGTGAGCTCTGTTCGCCTCAAGGCTCTCTCTCACAGTGCCGTCTCTCTGCACCTCTCTTACATTTTTCTCACTGAAACTAAGACTAATGCTGCCTTTCGTGGCTCGGAAGGATAGTTTGATGTGTGTGAATTCAAGGTAATCTTTTCATGATTTACTAGTTCCTCATACGCTCCAGTCATTCATGCCCTCCTTTGTACGCTGCTGTAATCTTACTTTCTTAataagctctgtgtgtgtgtgtgtgtgtgtaatctacATCAGATTCTGAGCTCTGTGCTTCCAGGCCGTTCAGTCTCCTAACTGTGAAATCATATACAGTGCCTCCATAATGTATTTCTTTGTAACATTTTCAGATTTACTGTTTTACACAAGCACAACATCTCCTGTATTTACAGATGCTCAatgtgaccacacacacacactgaagtcaGGATGTACACAAAGACTATGGGCCTCCAGAAGGAACTATCCGATGACATGGAGTGAAATTGGAATTCTTGAACGCTGACATGCTTCAGTGAGATGGAAAAAGGACTTGGAAATGAGGACCAGCGGCTTAATATTTATCTGCCCCACACACCCGCAAACAACTTCTCACTGGCTCATATTAATACTCAAATTATGCAGGTTAAATTACACTTTCACACTTCAGTGCATTTCTATTAACAAAGTGCTTAGTTACGGGTCTGAAGCAGTCCGGCAGATTTATTAGTGTAAGGTTTCATTAGGCCATGCCCTGTTTGCCGGACTCTGCTCTTATTAGCAGCTGTTGCTGGAATGTGAATGGCACCATCAGTCCTTCCCCAGTTTGGAGGCTTTCTTTcggttcacacacacatgctacaAACCCTCTTCAGAAGAGCAGGGGGGGGGgagtaaaaacacacaccatgTGTCACCCCCTGTTCTGTGTCATCTCAAACCTATGTGAGACATGAAACTGTTAAAGTGATGGTTTAACACTTTAGACAATAATCTCTGAATGCTGTCAGTCAAACCGTTTCTGTGCCATGCCTTTTTCTACTTCTACTTTAATTTTGTCTGATGATAATTGGTGGAGtctaaacagagagaaaaactaaTGAAGCAAACACGTCAGCCACTTAAACCTTGGCCCACTCGAAAATGTCATGCCCCTTTGAAGTTGAGTCCAAAACCAGCCTGAAGGTGATGAAAGTTTGTCTGAACTTGATCTGGATCAAATTAAATTTTGATCACTGAACTAAGTCCAACACAATTCTCTCACTCGCCCTTAAGCCAAATACTGCAGCATGCCGAGGTAGAGTGTGTTATACAGAAATGAAAGTGAAGAGCAAGAATAAAGCAGATGGAAATACATGCTATAATCTGGACTGAGAGAAGCTGAAAATTAAATCTGAACCTGAACCCAACACACCTGTGTAATGATGCCCACAATGGACATATTCCATGTGGTTCAGACACCACTGCTCTTCACAGGTTCTGCCTGATATTATTACATTTGTGGTAAGGAGAAAACTGTGTAAACTTCTGCTTAACTACCACCTTAAATCTAATATTTTTGGCTCTAACAGGAGTCACTGTGTGTAGCATCGCTATGTTAATGTAGGTTATGCCACATTATGAGAGCGAATACACAGCTAGTCTGTGAAGCAGACACTTTCTCTTTATGAAAATACTTGGGTCATGACAGGACATCACTACCTTCTGATCATACAGctgcttcagtgtgtgtgtgtcattatcGTCTCTGTGCTAAACCAGCATCAAACAGTTCGCCCCTCAgtgctcttcttcaaaccactACAGAGGCCTGTCACACAATGCAAGCAGGAAAGCATGACCTAACAAGCCTTCAGGTGATAAAAGTGCAAGAGGAAAAGCAGGGGAGAGTCATATACCAATGTACTTTATGCCTGTCCCCACATTTGCTCAGCTCCTATACACCTATAATACACCTACAATACACCTACATAAAGTGGCCCCTCAGAAGCTCAGCAATTAAAACTATAAGCTCTGCGTAGGCAAGGCACAGGGAGTGGGAGTATAAAAACCTCAACCAAGCAGCAGAAGAGCGTCTGGCCTGCAGGGGCTGggaagactgtgtgtgtgtatgtgtgtgtgtgactgtgtgagtaacCAGGCCATGtgacactcagctccactgggtTCACTATGTTATTGTCCTGTAAGAAAGGCAGAGAGTCTAATGTTACATGGTAACGTAAACGCCCAGTGTGTCACTGTGGTGTATCGCATCACACGGTCTTTTCACATCACCACACAAAAGAACTCGGAACTGGGATGGCCTTGAAATACTcagctattaaaaataaatacatttaaaaaaaagcatatgCCATGCAGCCAAAAATACTACACAGTCAAAGAAtagaaatacatatttaaagctATCCCCATACATTTTTCATAAGTTCTGCATAATTCTGTTGTtaggatgtaaacaaagtcatttgcAGCGGTTTCATGACAGAAATGCCATTCTAGAGAAACACACCGAGTAAGAATTATTCAGTGTCTGAGACAGGAACATTTAAAGTGTTTGATGCCTCCATCACAGAAAGttattgtgtaaaatatttagAGAGGCTCTGTGTGATTCCTGAGTTCATGATTTTTTTGTAATAATCTGGgactaaaatgtatttttatatccTTTCAGGATGAAGgtaattttttttggggggggggggtttaccatatttcattcattcattatctgtaaccgcttatccaattcagggtcacggtgggtccagagcctacctggaatcattgggcgcaaggcaggaatacaccctggagggggcgccagtccttcacagggcaacacagacacacacattcacacctaaggacacttttgagtcaccaatccacctaccaacgtgtgtttttggactgtgggaggaaaccagagcgcctggaggaaacccacccggacatggggagaacacttACCATATTTCATTATTCATAAAACCTCAGAAGACCTATGTAGGTTCACAAATCATTTTGGATGACTTCTTTTGTCTGTAAAATGTTTAGATCCAATCCATAATCCCTGTTTCTCTACAAAACACCATTTTATTGGTGGAATTatgtaatgaatatttaaaaaaaattcattaaaaatgaataaccgATAGTAATTTTATTGTTAACTTGTTAAATATTAATCTAGATCTCAGCGATTCTTTTCTAACTAGTAACACACTAAAATATGGGATGAATACAGTTTACAAAATGTATAATCAAGCACAACAATGTGTTACTGAGTAGAAAAGGAGATctttcaaagtgctttacatttaaaattaagtaCAACTGTAATAACTTCTCTGAAAGTTTAACTGAAAATGTGGAAATTGAACACCTGGGCTACTCCTGAAGAGGATATATCTGTAGGTGTGAAATATATGATGTTTATTACCTGGTAGGGGCAGGGGATGTGATACTCTCGGCAGCGCTCCTGGACCCAGGTGGTCTCCCACACTGAGCGATAGGCTTGTTCATAAATGTAGCATCCCACCACCGTCAGCAGTGGAACCAGATAAAGGATGGAGAACACAGCGATGCGGATCATGAATTTCACCAGCTTGTCCTGATTCTCCTTTTCCAAGGGGATTTCCATGCGCACCCGGTTTAAAGCCACAATACCAACCAGGAGCAGAGACACCCCGACCAGGACGTCCAGGCACAGGGGGGTCAGCACAAACCAGCGAAGAGTGTGAACATCATAAAGTCCCACAAAACAAACACCGCTGATGTTATCACCTTCAATCTTATTCATGGCCAGCAGTGCCACGGTCAGCAGGCCAGGTATGCCCCAGGCACTGGCATGGAACAGCAGAGCTTTCTTCTCGATGGCTTCGCTACCCCACTTGGGCACAGCAGCCAGGAACCACGTGATggtgagaatgacccaccagaCACTGCCCGCCATAGTAAAGAAGTAGAGCACCATGAAGAGCAGTGTGCAGGCTTTATTATGGGAGCCTTGGGTCACTGTGGAGGCTTTAAACTGGGCAGGACTGGCTGCGTTACAAGCCACACGATCCTCCAGCAGAAAGCCCAGGAAAAAGACCAGAGAAACCATCATGTAGCACACGGCATAGAAGATGATGGGCCGCTCTGGGTAGCGGAAGCGTGTGACATCGATGAGGAAGGTGAGGAAGGTGAAGAGGGTGGCAGAGAGGCAGACTATGGAAATGATGCCAATGAAGTAACGAGCGAAGGTCAGCTCCTCGTGGCGGAAGTACATGTTGGGGCAGGGAGGAGAGCAGTCCCGCACACCCAGGAAGGTGTAGCCCAAGTCAGGATCAACCTTCAGCTCCCGCGGGCACCAGAAACCATAATCCCGCTGCACTGACATAGGGGACTGGTCAGTAGTGTTTGCATTGGTCATCAGGTCTACAGCGCGAGGGTAGGGCTCATCACAATCTGGAAACCTGGAGTTGAGGGCAAAGACtatattaatgtaaatgtaaaatactaCATGAAGatatgaatgaagaaatgaagaTTGGAGATAAGCTTTTGTTAGTGCGCTACTTGTTTGCTATTTTAACACAAATAAGAAATTTGCCTAGTCTTGGACTAAATGAAGTGGTAATAATTAATCATAACTGAATTCATTTTAGTCTAGACTTAAGTAGAAATGTCATGATACCAGAAATGTATATGTCCGTATCAATACCACAAAAATTCCATGATTCCCGAGACAAATTACGATaccacaacaaaaaataaaccaatgaaATGAACACGTCAACATAAAGTCTtttttcagcaaaaaaaaagatgaaatcatttcatattttttattaatttattttagaaatGGTGTTTCTAAAATAGTACTCTAGCCCTTTAAATGCCAGACTTGTTGGAAGGTGGGAGCTTcaccctgattggctgtagtgTGAGGCAACTGCCAACAAACCACTCCTGTATTTAAATGGTCTCAGTGGGCAAAAGGCCCCTAGTGAAAGAAATCTAAGGtttgaaaacatatttattgtcttgattattgtttattgagcttgtggctgccaaataaAACCATTTGACTGCGTGGGTCCGTTAGGCGCTGAAACCGAATGCGCTCTGCTGAAATATGAGTCTGTGTTTGTCCTTCCTCCTTGAATGTGCATCACCATATCTTAGCTTCTAATTGGTCTACAGACTAGGTTGATGTGTCATTGGAAAGATGAGAGCTTAAGCTACAGGGGGGgtcatgtttacattttttttgttttgttttttatttttgtacttcTGTAAACCTTTTGCTTGTACCcattacacaaacatgaggattactaacgAATGGTTTGACGGAAAGATTCAAATTCTGTCTCGTTTCGAAGGTAAGCGCtggtatgctgtgtgtgtgagttgctTCTGGACTCCTCAGGCTTCATCATGACCCAAAAGTTTGGTTTGGTTGTTGGACTCAAATGCGTATATTTccatatgtaatttttttttgttaaccaGTTGCAACGGACCTGTTGCTTGTCCTGCCGACGTCATTCcttgtgttggtgttgttgttttagCTTTCTCAGCTTAGTAGTGTGTAGGCTTATTATGGTGACCTCGTATGGTCTGGGAGATGTGTGAAAGCTTCAGTACATCTGGTACCACAGGAAACAAGAACCGTATcgttttcagaattttggtATCGACTTGATACCAAAGTATCGGTTCTTGTGACATCTCTAGACCTAAGCTTATTTTGGTTTGAGAAATGGCCTCAAATACTACATAATATGATAAACTAAAAATTGTAATGCTATATGTATAGTATGTTTATCTTTGTATTTACATTGTCACCTGTATAATTACAGGATCATCCTTAAATTTTATCAAGTGTATTCGATAGAAATTATAGAAGTTaacaatattatttaaatgatattCAACAATCACATGTTTATGTCACAACAAACATAATGAGATTTATGTTTTAGGTGAAGAAAAATCATAAAACACAACTGTCAATTTGAAGATCATATTCCCATAGTGCACACTTCTTACTCCCACCTGATACACTCCATTTCCTCCGGCCAGGGAACCCCAAACATGTCCATGAGCTGCTGACAGTCTCTCTTAGAGTGTGTGCACAAACTGCGGCAGGGCAGAGACACTCGGCCGTACTCCATACACACAGGAGCGTAGAGAGCACACAGGAAAGCCCTCAGGTCTGGAGAACACTGCAGATTCACCATGGGGTGAAAAGGCTGCAAAGAAAATGAGAGATAATGAAAGGGCTTGATTCAGCCAAATAAAAACTGTGACAGTGTGACAGTTCTCATAACAGCACGCAGCGGGATGTCCGTGTCAGTACAGTGGAACTAATGAAGCCTCTCTGCTGTCTGACAAACATTCACAGAATTAGTTTTCAATACAAAAAAAGCAACATTTCTACACACTATATATAGTTTAGACTTATAATTTTTAACACGTGTAATTCTGAATTTATGTTTTTTAGCCCAGTAAGATATAACTTAATTTCCCAGTAGCTCAAAGATCTATCAATGTAATAATCAGAAGAGTATATTACAGTAGAATGGCTATACAACAACCCATTTCACTAAGGAAGGGGAAAGAAGAgaaaacatgtacacacacataaaatgttttttcaacTCAAATTGTTTTGTGCACTGCAAGTTTATTCCATTCAGTACAGTTACCCAATGCCCAAGTCCCAGGCCTCAGCAGCAACATGGGCGGCTCCAACCGCGCTTTTATGTCCCTAAGGAGACAAGTGCATGCTGGGAGACAGAGCAGCTGTGGAGCTGGGCATTAATATGTAAATCTCTGGGGAAGCTAACAATGGCCTTCCACCTGGGGCCAGCCAATACACATGCACTTCCTGCTGAGGTCTGGCCCTTTGTCGCTCTGCTGACTGGGCAGAGGaagaacacaaaaacacacacacacacacaccatccatccattttaaCCATCTTTATCTTGCAATCCCACAGCACTTTCTATTAGAAACTTAATCAAGCAAGAAACCAAACAAAAAGCTGGATCAGCTGCGTGAGGCATATCTGACCTTAAAAGCAGAGTACTGAAATAACTTTATAAAATTCACAGGATGGAAATGAGATGTCAGAAAGGCCGCATCAATATTTAGGAGAGGTCATCAAATATTTAGTGGGCCCCTGGAGTGGATAGATTAAAGAGAGATCAAAAGAAACAAGACTGGCTGAGTTTTACCCTCCACAAGAGACAGCATCCACAGTCCACCTCAGAAATGTCAGAATAACCAGGACAGCGCTGGGATTTTATCTCCATATTCAGGTTCGTGTTCTGTTAATTTTCTGTGCCACTACCCTTCTCCAAGCTTGCTCTagtgttacagtgtgtgaacaGCCACTGCGCTGGACAGAGGTGTCGGTCTTTTGGGGCCAATGCTGTTGCTGCTACTGAAGGGTTTGGTGTATTCAGAAATCAAATGATGAGCCCCTGTGCATTATTCATGGCAGAGATACAGCAGCAGAGACAAGGCTGTGAactgtattttttataataCTGTGTGTTGGACATGAATGATCAACTGATCACGGTATTGCGTTCTAGCACATATAAACCCAATGAACAGAGACCACAGGTGCAAAGTGTATCAGCTGCTATTATTCATTAAATTTAATAAAGCATTTATTAttatgactgtctgtgaggagtgtggtgtgttctctctgtgtctgtgtgggtttcctccgggtcactctctgtgatgagtgtggtgtgttctctctgtgtccgcgtgggtttcctccgggtgactgtctatgagaagtttggtgtgttctccccgtgtccgcatgggtttcctccaacggtccaaaaaacacgttggtaggtggactggtgacgcaaaagtatccataggtgtgagtgaatgtgtgagtgtgtgttgccctgtgactggtgccccctccagggtgtgttcctgctttgcgcccagtgattccggctaggttccagacccatagcgaccctgaactggataaaacaattacagataatgaatgaattaattaattactattattattattaggtaaATACTGCAATTATGAAATTTTAAGCATGCTTTTTTTGCTTCCGCATGCAACAACAAATTTGGAGTCACTAGCAATATGAAATTATAAAcgtacattatttatttatttacctaaAATAAAACAGGACAACTTATACTCAGTAGGTACACAATGTTCGCTTGTCTCCTAACTCACTGTTCTATGGATCTACTTTATATATTCTTAAGAATGTAAAGTTAGTACTTTTAGCAATTCAAACGTTCCTAAACTCTCAGCATTTTAAGTGAGGAtaacatatttaatttgttgTAAAATGCTGAAGAGTAAAACTGATTCAGAGCATGACCTGGACTCTTTcaacaaaaaaacattcagcTTTTCTTATAAAACGTCCTAACACACAGCACCATGTCGTGTagcaaaacaaatgtaaacgTTTCACTG is a window of Hoplias malabaricus isolate fHopMal1 chromosome 1, fHopMal1.hap1, whole genome shotgun sequence DNA encoding:
- the fzd3b gene encoding frizzled-3b isoform X2 encodes the protein MRMEHTMDLLVPAFGPFCRDMELFWVLLVSSLFVSTSAILMESVGSHNTFTCEPIGLRMCQDLSYNSTFMPNLLNHYDQQTAALAMEPFHPMVNLQCSPDLRAFLCALYAPVCMEYGRVSLPCRSLCTHSKRDCQQLMDMFGVPWPEEMECIRFPDCDEPYPRAVDLMTNANTTDQSPMSVQRDYGFWCPRELKVDPDLGYTFLGVRDCSPPCPNMYFRHEELTFARYFIGIISIVCLSATLFTFLTFLIDVTRFRYPERPIIFYAVCYMMVSLVFFLGFLLEDRVACNAASPAQFKASTVTQGSHNKACTLLFMVLYFFTMAGSVWWVILTITWFLAAVPKWGSEAIEKKALLFHASAWGIPGLLTVALLAMNKIEGDNISGVCFVGLYDVHTLRWFVLTPLCLDVLVGVSLLLVGIVALNRVRMEIPLEKENQDKLVKFMIRIAVFSILYLVPLLTVVGCYIYEQAYRSVWETTWVQERCREYHIPCPYQVEQTSRPDLVLFLMKYLMVLVVGIPSVFWVGSKKTCFEWASFFHGRGRKDAVNESRQVLQEPDFAQSLLRDPNTPIIRKSRGTSTQGTSTHASSTHLAMLDDVRSKSGSIHSKMSSYHGSLHRSRDGRYTPTSHRGADDRPPYGSMPRLNEQLSHHSSLHRLDSQSRHSSMRDLSNAPPTNITHGSSMNRVMEEDGASA
- the fzd3b gene encoding frizzled-3b isoform X1 translates to MRMEHTMDLLVPAFGPFCRDMELFWVLLVSSLFVSTSAILMESVGSHNTFTCEPIGLRMCQDLSYNSTFMPNLLNHYDQQTAALAMEPFHPMVNLQCSPDLRAFLCALYAPVCMEYGRVSLPCRSLCTHSKRDCQQLMDMFGVPWPEEMECIRFPDCDEPYPRAVDLMTNANTTDQSPMSVQRDYGFWCPRELKVDPDLGYTFLGVRDCSPPCPNMYFRHEELTFARYFIGIISIVCLSATLFTFLTFLIDVTRFRYPERPIIFYAVCYMMVSLVFFLGFLLEDRVACNAASPAQFKASTVTQGSHNKACTLLFMVLYFFTMAGSVWWVILTITWFLAAVPKWGSEAIEKKALLFHASAWGIPGLLTVALLAMNKIEGDNISGVCFVGLYDVHTLRWFVLTPLCLDVLVGVSLLLVGIVALNRVRMEIPLEKENQDKLVKFMIRIAVFSILYLVPLLTVVGCYIYEQAYRSVWETTWVQERCREYHIPCPYQVEQTSRPDLVLFLMKYLMVLVVGIPSVFWVGSKKTCFEWASFFHGRGRKDSAVNESRQVLQEPDFAQSLLRDPNTPIIRKSRGTSTQGTSTHASSTHLAMLDDVRSKSGSIHSKMSSYHGSLHRSRDGRYTPTSHRGADDRPPYGSMPRLNEQLSHHSSLHRLDSQSRHSSMRDLSNAPPTNITHGSSMNRVMEEDGASA